A single Lynx canadensis isolate LIC74 chromosome D2, mLynCan4.pri.v2, whole genome shotgun sequence DNA region contains:
- the LOC115527406 gene encoding synaptotagmin-15-like isoform X1: MAEQVALVIGGLAGGLLLLLLLIWVSCCLWKRLCAMFTYEELPGTTAASSTQGDKLCPPYAARTQTSRPPGVPFVVPPSFQDRDWVPLNSGEWAQVPRDPCPAPELLPHTSSSNLGMVGTINPELYKFLEDTSETDFPEGCLGRLWFSLEYQQEAERLLVGLIKARRLQGPSETCSPLVKLHLLPDERHFLQSKTKHKTSNPQFDEHFIFQVSSKSITQRVLRFSVYHVDRQRKHQLLGQVFFPLKNETLAGDCQRLIWRDLEAESLEPPSEFGDLQFCLGYNDCLRRLTVVVLRAKGLQLQEDTSFVMAVSNGGPGAQGGPRPPSQTSHRPEARPRPLLPADSLHCPAGVCVKVSLMNHNKFVKCKKTSAVLGSANPVYSETFSFKADPAELDTASLSLTVLQGAEGEKSHALGRVVVGSYMYARGKQLEHWNEMFSKPKELVKRWHALCRTTEP, encoded by the exons ATGGCGG AGCAGGTGGCCCTGGTTATCGGGGGCCTCGCTGGggggctgctgctgctactgctatTGATCTGGGTGAGCTGCTGTCTCTGGAAGAGGCTTTGTGCCATGTTCACCTATGAGGAGCTGCCAGGGACCACAGCTGCGTCCAGCACACAAGGGGACAAGCTCTGCCCACCATATGCCGCCAGGACCCAGACAAGCAG GCCACCAGGTGTGCCATTCGTGGTGCCCCCTTCCTTCCAAGACCGAGACTGGGTACCCCTGAACAGTGGAGAGTGGGCTCAGGTCCCACGGGACCCCTGCCCAGCCCCGGAGCTCCTGCCCCACACCTCCAGCAGCAACCTTG GCATGGTGGGGACCATCAACCCAGAGCTATACAAGTTCCTAGAGGACACGAGTGAGACGGACTTCCCTGAGGGTTGCCTGGGGCGGCTGTGGTTCTCCTTGGAATACCAGCAGGAAGCCGAGCGGCTGTTGGTGGGCTTGATCAAGGCGCGGAGGCTGCAAGGCCCCTCAGAGACCTGCAGCCCCCTGGTGAAGCTTCATCTGCTGCCCGACGAGCGGCACTTCCTCCAGTCCAAGACCAAACACAAGACCTCCAACCCGCAGTTTGATGAGCACTTCATCTTCCAG GTGTCCAGCAAGAGCATCACTCAAAGGGTACTCAGGTTCTCCGTGTACCACGTGGACAGACAGAGGAAGCACCAGCTCCTGGGCCAGGTGTTCTTCCCCCTGAAAAACGAGACCCTGGCAGGTGACTGCCAGCGCCTCATCTGGAGAGACCTGGAGGCTGAGAGCCTGGAG cctccctctgaGTTTGGAGACCTGCAGTTCTGCCTCGGCTACAACGACTGCCTGCGCCGCCTGACCGTGGTCGTGCTGCGAGCCAAGGGCCTCCAGCTCCAAGAGGACACGAGTTTTGTCA TGGCTGTGAGCAACGGGGGTCCTGGCGCCCAGGGTGGGCCGCGCCCTCCCAGCCAGACCTCCCACAGACCAGAGGCTAGACCCCGCCCGCTCCTCCCGGCAGACAGTCTGCACTGCCCCGCAGGTGTGTGTGTCAAAGTGTCTCTGATGAACCACAACAAGTTTGTCAAGTGCAAGAAGACTTCGGCTGTCCTGGGCTCCGCCAACCCCGTGTACAGCGAGACTTTCAGCTTCAAGGCCGACCCCGCTGAGCTGGACACTGCCAGCCTCAGCCTGACCGTGCTGCAGGGCGCCGAAGGAGAGA AGAGCCATGCGCTGGGCCGGGTGGTGGTGGGCTCCTACATGTATGCCCGGGGCAAGCAGCTGGAGCACTGGAACGAGATGTTCAGCAAGCCCAAGGAGCTGGTGAAGCGCTGGCATGCCCTCTGTCGCACCACTGAGCCCTGA
- the LOC115527406 gene encoding synaptotagmin-15-like isoform X3 has product MAEQVALVIGGLAGGLLLLLLLIWVSCCLWKRLCAMFTYEELPGTTAASSTQGDKLCPPYAARTQTSRPPGVPFVVPPSFQDRDWVPLNSGEWAQVPRDPCPAPELLPHTSSSNLGMVGTINPELYKFLEDTSETDFPEGCLGRLWFSLEYQQEAERLLVGLIKARRLQGPSETCSPLVKLHLLPDERHFLQSKTKHKTSNPQFDEHFIFQVSSKSITQRVLRFSVYHVDRQRKHQLLGQVFFPLKNETLAGDCQRLIWRDLEAESLEPPSEFGDLQFCLGYNDCLRRLTVVVLRAKGLQLQEDTSFVNSLHCPAGVCVKVSLMNHNKFVKCKKTSAVLGSANPVYSETFSFKADPAELDTASLSLTVLQGAEGEKSHALGRVVVGSYMYARGKQLEHWNEMFSKPKELVKRWHALCRTTEP; this is encoded by the exons ATGGCGG AGCAGGTGGCCCTGGTTATCGGGGGCCTCGCTGGggggctgctgctgctactgctatTGATCTGGGTGAGCTGCTGTCTCTGGAAGAGGCTTTGTGCCATGTTCACCTATGAGGAGCTGCCAGGGACCACAGCTGCGTCCAGCACACAAGGGGACAAGCTCTGCCCACCATATGCCGCCAGGACCCAGACAAGCAG GCCACCAGGTGTGCCATTCGTGGTGCCCCCTTCCTTCCAAGACCGAGACTGGGTACCCCTGAACAGTGGAGAGTGGGCTCAGGTCCCACGGGACCCCTGCCCAGCCCCGGAGCTCCTGCCCCACACCTCCAGCAGCAACCTTG GCATGGTGGGGACCATCAACCCAGAGCTATACAAGTTCCTAGAGGACACGAGTGAGACGGACTTCCCTGAGGGTTGCCTGGGGCGGCTGTGGTTCTCCTTGGAATACCAGCAGGAAGCCGAGCGGCTGTTGGTGGGCTTGATCAAGGCGCGGAGGCTGCAAGGCCCCTCAGAGACCTGCAGCCCCCTGGTGAAGCTTCATCTGCTGCCCGACGAGCGGCACTTCCTCCAGTCCAAGACCAAACACAAGACCTCCAACCCGCAGTTTGATGAGCACTTCATCTTCCAG GTGTCCAGCAAGAGCATCACTCAAAGGGTACTCAGGTTCTCCGTGTACCACGTGGACAGACAGAGGAAGCACCAGCTCCTGGGCCAGGTGTTCTTCCCCCTGAAAAACGAGACCCTGGCAGGTGACTGCCAGCGCCTCATCTGGAGAGACCTGGAGGCTGAGAGCCTGGAG cctccctctgaGTTTGGAGACCTGCAGTTCTGCCTCGGCTACAACGACTGCCTGCGCCGCCTGACCGTGGTCGTGCTGCGAGCCAAGGGCCTCCAGCTCCAAGAGGACACGAGTTTTGTCA ACAGTCTGCACTGCCCCGCAGGTGTGTGTGTCAAAGTGTCTCTGATGAACCACAACAAGTTTGTCAAGTGCAAGAAGACTTCGGCTGTCCTGGGCTCCGCCAACCCCGTGTACAGCGAGACTTTCAGCTTCAAGGCCGACCCCGCTGAGCTGGACACTGCCAGCCTCAGCCTGACCGTGCTGCAGGGCGCCGAAGGAGAGA AGAGCCATGCGCTGGGCCGGGTGGTGGTGGGCTCCTACATGTATGCCCGGGGCAAGCAGCTGGAGCACTGGAACGAGATGTTCAGCAAGCCCAAGGAGCTGGTGAAGCGCTGGCATGCCCTCTGTCGCACCACTGAGCCCTGA
- the LOC115527406 gene encoding synaptotagmin-15-like isoform X5: MAEQVALVIGGLAGGLLLLLLLIWVSCCLWKRLCAMFTYEELPGTTAASSTQGDKLCPPYAARTQTSRPPGVPFVVPPSFQDRDWVPLNSGEWAQVPRDPCPAPELLPHTSSSNLGMVGTINPELYKFLEDTSETDFPEGCLGRLWFSLEYQQEAERLLVGLIKARRLQGPSETCSPLVKLHLLPDERHFLQSKTKHKTSNPQFDEHFIFQVSSKSITQRVLRFSVYHVDRQRKHQLLGQVFFPLKNETLAGDCQRLIWRDLEAESLEPPSEFGDLQFCLGYNDCLRRLTVVVLRAKGLQLQEDTSFVSVCVKVSLMNHNKFVKCKKTSAVLGSANPVYSETFSFKADPAELDTASLSLTVLQGAEGEKSHALGRVVVGSYMYARGKQLEHWNEMFSKPKELVKRWHALCRTTEP, from the exons ATGGCGG AGCAGGTGGCCCTGGTTATCGGGGGCCTCGCTGGggggctgctgctgctactgctatTGATCTGGGTGAGCTGCTGTCTCTGGAAGAGGCTTTGTGCCATGTTCACCTATGAGGAGCTGCCAGGGACCACAGCTGCGTCCAGCACACAAGGGGACAAGCTCTGCCCACCATATGCCGCCAGGACCCAGACAAGCAG GCCACCAGGTGTGCCATTCGTGGTGCCCCCTTCCTTCCAAGACCGAGACTGGGTACCCCTGAACAGTGGAGAGTGGGCTCAGGTCCCACGGGACCCCTGCCCAGCCCCGGAGCTCCTGCCCCACACCTCCAGCAGCAACCTTG GCATGGTGGGGACCATCAACCCAGAGCTATACAAGTTCCTAGAGGACACGAGTGAGACGGACTTCCCTGAGGGTTGCCTGGGGCGGCTGTGGTTCTCCTTGGAATACCAGCAGGAAGCCGAGCGGCTGTTGGTGGGCTTGATCAAGGCGCGGAGGCTGCAAGGCCCCTCAGAGACCTGCAGCCCCCTGGTGAAGCTTCATCTGCTGCCCGACGAGCGGCACTTCCTCCAGTCCAAGACCAAACACAAGACCTCCAACCCGCAGTTTGATGAGCACTTCATCTTCCAG GTGTCCAGCAAGAGCATCACTCAAAGGGTACTCAGGTTCTCCGTGTACCACGTGGACAGACAGAGGAAGCACCAGCTCCTGGGCCAGGTGTTCTTCCCCCTGAAAAACGAGACCCTGGCAGGTGACTGCCAGCGCCTCATCTGGAGAGACCTGGAGGCTGAGAGCCTGGAG cctccctctgaGTTTGGAGACCTGCAGTTCTGCCTCGGCTACAACGACTGCCTGCGCCGCCTGACCGTGGTCGTGCTGCGAGCCAAGGGCCTCCAGCTCCAAGAGGACACGAGTTTTGTCA GTGTGTGTGTCAAAGTGTCTCTGATGAACCACAACAAGTTTGTCAAGTGCAAGAAGACTTCGGCTGTCCTGGGCTCCGCCAACCCCGTGTACAGCGAGACTTTCAGCTTCAAGGCCGACCCCGCTGAGCTGGACACTGCCAGCCTCAGCCTGACCGTGCTGCAGGGCGCCGAAGGAGAGA AGAGCCATGCGCTGGGCCGGGTGGTGGTGGGCTCCTACATGTATGCCCGGGGCAAGCAGCTGGAGCACTGGAACGAGATGTTCAGCAAGCCCAAGGAGCTGGTGAAGCGCTGGCATGCCCTCTGTCGCACCACTGAGCCCTGA
- the LOC115527406 gene encoding synaptotagmin-15-like isoform X4: MFTYEELPGTTAASSTQGDKLCPPYAARTQTSRPPGVPFVVPPSFQDRDWVPLNSGEWAQVPRDPCPAPELLPHTSSSNLGMVGTINPELYKFLEDTSETDFPEGCLGRLWFSLEYQQEAERLLVGLIKARRLQGPSETCSPLVKLHLLPDERHFLQSKTKHKTSNPQFDEHFIFQVSSKSITQRVLRFSVYHVDRQRKHQLLGQVFFPLKNETLAGDCQRLIWRDLEAESLEPPSEFGDLQFCLGYNDCLRRLTVVVLRAKGLQLQEDTSFVMAVSNGGPGAQGGPRPPSQTSHRPEARPRPLLPADSLHCPAGVCVKVSLMNHNKFVKCKKTSAVLGSANPVYSETFSFKADPAELDTASLSLTVLQGAEGEKSHALGRVVVGSYMYARGKQLEHWNEMFSKPKELVKRWHALCRTTEP, translated from the exons ATGTTCACCTATGAGGAGCTGCCAGGGACCACAGCTGCGTCCAGCACACAAGGGGACAAGCTCTGCCCACCATATGCCGCCAGGACCCAGACAAGCAG GCCACCAGGTGTGCCATTCGTGGTGCCCCCTTCCTTCCAAGACCGAGACTGGGTACCCCTGAACAGTGGAGAGTGGGCTCAGGTCCCACGGGACCCCTGCCCAGCCCCGGAGCTCCTGCCCCACACCTCCAGCAGCAACCTTG GCATGGTGGGGACCATCAACCCAGAGCTATACAAGTTCCTAGAGGACACGAGTGAGACGGACTTCCCTGAGGGTTGCCTGGGGCGGCTGTGGTTCTCCTTGGAATACCAGCAGGAAGCCGAGCGGCTGTTGGTGGGCTTGATCAAGGCGCGGAGGCTGCAAGGCCCCTCAGAGACCTGCAGCCCCCTGGTGAAGCTTCATCTGCTGCCCGACGAGCGGCACTTCCTCCAGTCCAAGACCAAACACAAGACCTCCAACCCGCAGTTTGATGAGCACTTCATCTTCCAG GTGTCCAGCAAGAGCATCACTCAAAGGGTACTCAGGTTCTCCGTGTACCACGTGGACAGACAGAGGAAGCACCAGCTCCTGGGCCAGGTGTTCTTCCCCCTGAAAAACGAGACCCTGGCAGGTGACTGCCAGCGCCTCATCTGGAGAGACCTGGAGGCTGAGAGCCTGGAG cctccctctgaGTTTGGAGACCTGCAGTTCTGCCTCGGCTACAACGACTGCCTGCGCCGCCTGACCGTGGTCGTGCTGCGAGCCAAGGGCCTCCAGCTCCAAGAGGACACGAGTTTTGTCA TGGCTGTGAGCAACGGGGGTCCTGGCGCCCAGGGTGGGCCGCGCCCTCCCAGCCAGACCTCCCACAGACCAGAGGCTAGACCCCGCCCGCTCCTCCCGGCAGACAGTCTGCACTGCCCCGCAGGTGTGTGTGTCAAAGTGTCTCTGATGAACCACAACAAGTTTGTCAAGTGCAAGAAGACTTCGGCTGTCCTGGGCTCCGCCAACCCCGTGTACAGCGAGACTTTCAGCTTCAAGGCCGACCCCGCTGAGCTGGACACTGCCAGCCTCAGCCTGACCGTGCTGCAGGGCGCCGAAGGAGAGA AGAGCCATGCGCTGGGCCGGGTGGTGGTGGGCTCCTACATGTATGCCCGGGGCAAGCAGCTGGAGCACTGGAACGAGATGTTCAGCAAGCCCAAGGAGCTGGTGAAGCGCTGGCATGCCCTCTGTCGCACCACTGAGCCCTGA
- the LOC115527406 gene encoding synaptotagmin-15-like isoform X2 — protein sequence MPPGPRQAASDTQPLWAVGATPSTCHQHVIFPPRDRPPGVPFVVPPSFQDRDWVPLNSGEWAQVPRDPCPAPELLPHTSSSNLGMVGTINPELYKFLEDTSETDFPEGCLGRLWFSLEYQQEAERLLVGLIKARRLQGPSETCSPLVKLHLLPDERHFLQSKTKHKTSNPQFDEHFIFQVSSKSITQRVLRFSVYHVDRQRKHQLLGQVFFPLKNETLAGDCQRLIWRDLEAESLEPPSEFGDLQFCLGYNDCLRRLTVVVLRAKGLQLQEDTSFVMAVSNGGPGAQGGPRPPSQTSHRPEARPRPLLPADSLHCPAGVCVKVSLMNHNKFVKCKKTSAVLGSANPVYSETFSFKADPAELDTASLSLTVLQGAEGEKSHALGRVVVGSYMYARGKQLEHWNEMFSKPKELVKRWHALCRTTEP from the exons ATGCCGCCAGGACCCAGACAAGCAG cctctgacaCTCAACCCCTATGGGCTGTGGGAGCCACACCTTCCACCTGCCACCAACATGTCATCTTCCCGCCTCGGGACAGGCCACCAGGTGTGCCATTCGTGGTGCCCCCTTCCTTCCAAGACCGAGACTGGGTACCCCTGAACAGTGGAGAGTGGGCTCAGGTCCCACGGGACCCCTGCCCAGCCCCGGAGCTCCTGCCCCACACCTCCAGCAGCAACCTTG GCATGGTGGGGACCATCAACCCAGAGCTATACAAGTTCCTAGAGGACACGAGTGAGACGGACTTCCCTGAGGGTTGCCTGGGGCGGCTGTGGTTCTCCTTGGAATACCAGCAGGAAGCCGAGCGGCTGTTGGTGGGCTTGATCAAGGCGCGGAGGCTGCAAGGCCCCTCAGAGACCTGCAGCCCCCTGGTGAAGCTTCATCTGCTGCCCGACGAGCGGCACTTCCTCCAGTCCAAGACCAAACACAAGACCTCCAACCCGCAGTTTGATGAGCACTTCATCTTCCAG GTGTCCAGCAAGAGCATCACTCAAAGGGTACTCAGGTTCTCCGTGTACCACGTGGACAGACAGAGGAAGCACCAGCTCCTGGGCCAGGTGTTCTTCCCCCTGAAAAACGAGACCCTGGCAGGTGACTGCCAGCGCCTCATCTGGAGAGACCTGGAGGCTGAGAGCCTGGAG cctccctctgaGTTTGGAGACCTGCAGTTCTGCCTCGGCTACAACGACTGCCTGCGCCGCCTGACCGTGGTCGTGCTGCGAGCCAAGGGCCTCCAGCTCCAAGAGGACACGAGTTTTGTCA TGGCTGTGAGCAACGGGGGTCCTGGCGCCCAGGGTGGGCCGCGCCCTCCCAGCCAGACCTCCCACAGACCAGAGGCTAGACCCCGCCCGCTCCTCCCGGCAGACAGTCTGCACTGCCCCGCAGGTGTGTGTGTCAAAGTGTCTCTGATGAACCACAACAAGTTTGTCAAGTGCAAGAAGACTTCGGCTGTCCTGGGCTCCGCCAACCCCGTGTACAGCGAGACTTTCAGCTTCAAGGCCGACCCCGCTGAGCTGGACACTGCCAGCCTCAGCCTGACCGTGCTGCAGGGCGCCGAAGGAGAGA AGAGCCATGCGCTGGGCCGGGTGGTGGTGGGCTCCTACATGTATGCCCGGGGCAAGCAGCTGGAGCACTGGAACGAGATGTTCAGCAAGCCCAAGGAGCTGGTGAAGCGCTGGCATGCCCTCTGTCGCACCACTGAGCCCTGA
- the LOC115527406 gene encoding synaptotagmin-15-like isoform X6 → MPPGPRQAGSEDISNGSREHNQPPGVPFVVPPSFQDRDWVPLNSGEWAQVPRDPCPAPELLPHTSSSNLGMVGTINPELYKFLEDTSETDFPEGCLGRLWFSLEYQQEAERLLVGLIKARRLQGPSETCSPLVKLHLLPDERHFLQSKTKHKTSNPQFDEHFIFQVSSKSITQRVLRFSVYHVDRQRKHQLLGQVFFPLKNETLAGDCQRLIWRDLEAESLEPPSEFGDLQFCLGYNDCLRRLTVVVLRAKGLQLQEDTSFVMAVSNGGPGAQGGPRPPSQTSHRPEARPRPLLPADSLHCPAGVCVKVSLMNHNKFVKCKKTSAVLGSANPVYSETFSFKADPAELDTASLSLTVLQGAEGEKSHALGRVVVGSYMYARGKQLEHWNEMFSKPKELVKRWHALCRTTEP, encoded by the exons ATGCCGCCAGGACCCAGACAAGCAG GCTCAGAGGACATAAGTAACGGGTCCAGGGAACACAACCA GCCACCAGGTGTGCCATTCGTGGTGCCCCCTTCCTTCCAAGACCGAGACTGGGTACCCCTGAACAGTGGAGAGTGGGCTCAGGTCCCACGGGACCCCTGCCCAGCCCCGGAGCTCCTGCCCCACACCTCCAGCAGCAACCTTG GCATGGTGGGGACCATCAACCCAGAGCTATACAAGTTCCTAGAGGACACGAGTGAGACGGACTTCCCTGAGGGTTGCCTGGGGCGGCTGTGGTTCTCCTTGGAATACCAGCAGGAAGCCGAGCGGCTGTTGGTGGGCTTGATCAAGGCGCGGAGGCTGCAAGGCCCCTCAGAGACCTGCAGCCCCCTGGTGAAGCTTCATCTGCTGCCCGACGAGCGGCACTTCCTCCAGTCCAAGACCAAACACAAGACCTCCAACCCGCAGTTTGATGAGCACTTCATCTTCCAG GTGTCCAGCAAGAGCATCACTCAAAGGGTACTCAGGTTCTCCGTGTACCACGTGGACAGACAGAGGAAGCACCAGCTCCTGGGCCAGGTGTTCTTCCCCCTGAAAAACGAGACCCTGGCAGGTGACTGCCAGCGCCTCATCTGGAGAGACCTGGAGGCTGAGAGCCTGGAG cctccctctgaGTTTGGAGACCTGCAGTTCTGCCTCGGCTACAACGACTGCCTGCGCCGCCTGACCGTGGTCGTGCTGCGAGCCAAGGGCCTCCAGCTCCAAGAGGACACGAGTTTTGTCA TGGCTGTGAGCAACGGGGGTCCTGGCGCCCAGGGTGGGCCGCGCCCTCCCAGCCAGACCTCCCACAGACCAGAGGCTAGACCCCGCCCGCTCCTCCCGGCAGACAGTCTGCACTGCCCCGCAGGTGTGTGTGTCAAAGTGTCTCTGATGAACCACAACAAGTTTGTCAAGTGCAAGAAGACTTCGGCTGTCCTGGGCTCCGCCAACCCCGTGTACAGCGAGACTTTCAGCTTCAAGGCCGACCCCGCTGAGCTGGACACTGCCAGCCTCAGCCTGACCGTGCTGCAGGGCGCCGAAGGAGAGA AGAGCCATGCGCTGGGCCGGGTGGTGGTGGGCTCCTACATGTATGCCCGGGGCAAGCAGCTGGAGCACTGGAACGAGATGTTCAGCAAGCCCAAGGAGCTGGTGAAGCGCTGGCATGCCCTCTGTCGCACCACTGAGCCCTGA